A single region of the Desulfomonile tiedjei genome encodes:
- a CDS encoding acyl-CoA thioesterase, with the protein MKSKTVKETACVMAHQMLPQDANPAGKVHGGVIMKHIDTCGGAVAIRHARSIAVTASIDRLDFHYPVLVGDLLILKASLNMVGRTSMEVGVRVETENLITGEVRHTASAYLTFVALDKQGRPAPVPDLVLESEDDFRRNREATDRRARRLAERAQEKKSAEQSHRKS; encoded by the coding sequence ATGAAAAGCAAAACCGTTAAAGAGACTGCGTGCGTCATGGCCCACCAGATGCTGCCCCAGGACGCGAATCCGGCAGGGAAGGTCCACGGCGGCGTGATCATGAAGCACATTGACACCTGCGGGGGCGCGGTAGCGATCCGACATGCGCGGAGTATTGCCGTCACTGCGTCCATAGACAGGCTGGATTTTCACTATCCGGTCCTCGTGGGCGATCTGCTTATCCTCAAGGCAAGCTTGAACATGGTTGGGAGGACATCCATGGAGGTCGGTGTACGCGTAGAGACTGAAAACCTCATCACAGGCGAGGTCCGCCATACCGCCTCCGCGTATTTGACTTTTGTAGCTCTAGATAAACAGGGGAGACCTGCTCCTGTCCCGGATCTTGTTTTGGAGTCGGAAGACGACTTCCGCCGTAATCGTGAAGCGACGGATAGAAGGGCCAGGCGCCTTGCCGAAAGAGCGCAAGAAAAGAAATCCGCGGAACAAAGCCACAGAAAATCCTAA
- a CDS encoding efflux RND transporter periplasmic adaptor subunit, whose translation MFKREFIGICLVLLVGIAALVFLGMTEKKAVVSSGDHGHGHGHGQDQDHGHDHAADVGPNGGKLLKEDPFQLELVIYEKGTPPHFRVYASNDHKPIDPQDVTLSIELERLGGRLTVFHFKPGPGYLFCEQEVEEPHSFFIKVLAEWKRQKFDWQYSQYEGRLALPPELAQKIGIESAIAGPGKIKSLKQLPGEIALNEDRLSHVVPRVPGVVLESKKNLGDKVTEGEILAIIDSRELGEARSRYLVALEREKLAKYNFERAQNLWERQVVPEKEFLTTQKAFLEEKIERAAAARKLQTLGLSEKDISDLADGSLKNLTHFIIRAAFDGVIVRKHLSPGEWVKEDAEIFAIADLSEVWVEITVYEKDMESVYIGQEATVRNGVSDLEAVGRVSYIGPLVGEQSRTAKARVVVPNPEGRWRPGQFVKVHLVREEITAPVVVPNEAIQSFRNWSVVFFQHDDQYEVRPLELGRTDGKLTEVRKGLSSGERYVTRNSFVLKAELGKAGIAHEH comes from the coding sequence ATGTTCAAAAGAGAATTCATAGGTATCTGCTTGGTACTTCTTGTCGGGATAGCCGCATTAGTATTCTTAGGCATGACGGAAAAGAAGGCTGTGGTGTCAAGCGGCGATCACGGTCATGGGCATGGGCACGGCCAAGATCAGGATCATGGTCATGACCATGCCGCCGATGTTGGTCCGAACGGTGGGAAACTACTGAAAGAAGATCCGTTTCAACTGGAGCTGGTGATTTATGAAAAGGGAACGCCTCCGCATTTCAGGGTATACGCCTCGAACGATCACAAACCCATAGACCCGCAGGATGTGACGCTATCAATAGAATTGGAGCGTCTGGGTGGGAGGCTCACCGTGTTTCATTTCAAACCCGGCCCGGGTTACCTCTTCTGCGAACAGGAAGTCGAGGAACCGCACTCCTTCTTCATAAAAGTCCTCGCCGAATGGAAGAGGCAGAAGTTTGACTGGCAGTACTCACAGTACGAAGGCCGGCTCGCCTTACCACCCGAACTGGCACAAAAAATAGGAATCGAATCCGCTATTGCAGGACCGGGGAAAATCAAATCCCTCAAGCAGTTGCCGGGTGAGATTGCTCTGAATGAAGATCGGCTTTCGCACGTAGTCCCTCGGGTGCCAGGGGTGGTCCTCGAATCAAAAAAGAACTTGGGAGACAAGGTCACCGAAGGGGAAATCCTGGCCATAATTGACAGTAGAGAGCTGGGAGAGGCCAGAAGCCGATATCTCGTGGCACTGGAACGAGAAAAACTTGCCAAGTACAACTTTGAACGAGCCCAAAACCTGTGGGAAAGGCAGGTCGTTCCAGAAAAAGAATTCCTAACGACACAGAAGGCGTTTCTTGAAGAAAAGATTGAACGGGCTGCGGCCGCCCGCAAGCTCCAGACTTTGGGGCTTTCGGAGAAAGACATCAGCGATCTCGCAGATGGGTCCCTCAAGAACCTCACCCATTTTATCATTCGAGCAGCATTCGACGGCGTTATTGTCAGGAAACACCTCTCTCCTGGAGAGTGGGTGAAGGAAGACGCCGAAATCTTTGCCATCGCCGACCTTTCCGAAGTCTGGGTTGAAATCACCGTGTATGAGAAGGACATGGAATCCGTCTATATAGGTCAGGAAGCAACCGTTCGAAACGGGGTTTCGGACCTGGAGGCTGTCGGAAGGGTGTCGTACATCGGCCCCCTCGTGGGCGAACAGAGTCGTACTGCCAAAGCACGAGTTGTGGTGCCGAATCCAGAAGGAAGATGGCGGCCGGGACAATTTGTCAAGGTTCATTTGGTGCGTGAGGAAATCACGGCTCCGGTGGTCGTACCCAATGAGGCGATCCAGAGTTTCCGCAATTGGTCAGTCGTTTTTTTTCAGCACGACGACCAGTACGAAGTTCGCCCTCTGGAACTCGGCAGAACCGACGGAAAACTCACCGAAGTGCGCAAAGGTCTCTCCTCTGGCGAGCGATACGTGACTCGAAATAGCTTCGTCCTGAAGGCCGAACTCGGTAAGGCCGGAATAGCCCATGAACATTAG
- a CDS encoding acetyl-CoA carboxylase biotin carboxyl carrier protein subunit: MADITMPMNGKVIALNAEVGQAVAEDDELVIIEAMKMELPVVATQSGTVKEIKAKVGESYQVGDVLVIVG; encoded by the coding sequence ATGGCGGACATTACCATGCCTATGAACGGCAAGGTTATAGCCCTAAACGCTGAAGTAGGCCAGGCTGTGGCCGAAGACGATGAACTCGTAATCATAGAGGCCATGAAAATGGAACTCCCCGTGGTGGCGACGCAGAGCGGCACAGTTAAAGAGATCAAAGCCAAGGTCGGCGAATCATATCAGGTTGGGGATGTGCTGGTCATAGTCGGTTAG
- the feoB gene encoding ferrous iron transport protein B: protein MPRNKLTVALAGNPNSGKTTIFNALTGARQHVGNWPGVTVEKKEGRVIHDSHEIQVVDLPGTYSLTALSLEEIIARNFIVDGGPDVVVDVVDASNLERNLYLTVQLLEMGVNVVLALNMIDVAKGRGINIDEQHLSELLGVPVVSTNGKKETGIQDLLQKAVDSARSNGNVRGLKLVRYGAEAEEEIGKIETKLHQAGIEDEQPSHRWVALKLLEGDTEIGSQIEAMIGRDGVFRQVEDSRKHLAGIIGDTPETALTDARYGFISGAMKQAVKVDSANRVHLSDKIDKVLTNRLLGPIILLLVLYGVYTLTFQGGDPAQRACQAFFDWTAGVAADIIPEGLVQSLIVNGLIKGVGGVLSFTPLIALMFLAIAFLEDTGYMARIAFMMDRLMHAFGLHGASILALMVSGGLVGGCAVPGVMSTRTMREPKERLTTILVTPLMNCGAKLPVYALLIGAFFSSEKALIMFYMTLISWGMVLLAGRVIRSTILSGPSAPFVLELPPYRVPTLKGLLIHSWERTWMYIKKAGTIILAVSIVLWALMTFPELPADKMKAYEDGQAKLVSDFLSKPSVRDTFKSEGDLEAFEKFQKEFNNGAGADLQKENPVFFNFAKDLEVNSKNKDSEKEGNTSVAGAALVADYAKYTDEKGEIENWKQAAKLKNSVAGRLGVALESIFAPLDFDWKTNIALVGGFAAKEVVVSTLGIAYGLGQVDTKEAGNLSDTLKQDSGWNPLKAFTLLVFVMLYAPCITTLVVIKKETGTWRWPLFAALYTTTLAYFVAMFVNSLGSFLGWGIG from the coding sequence ATGCCTCGAAACAAGTTGACCGTAGCACTGGCGGGCAATCCCAATTCGGGAAAGACCACCATATTCAATGCTCTCACTGGGGCTAGGCAGCATGTGGGGAACTGGCCGGGAGTAACCGTAGAGAAAAAAGAAGGTAGGGTGATTCACGATAGCCACGAGATACAGGTGGTCGACCTCCCCGGAACCTATTCTTTGACAGCCCTGTCCCTGGAAGAAATCATCGCTCGGAACTTCATTGTCGATGGGGGACCCGATGTGGTTGTGGACGTGGTGGACGCCTCCAATCTTGAGCGCAACCTATACCTGACGGTGCAGCTCCTGGAAATGGGGGTAAACGTGGTTCTTGCGCTTAACATGATAGACGTGGCAAAAGGCCGCGGGATCAATATTGACGAGCAACATCTTTCGGAACTGTTGGGCGTGCCAGTGGTTTCGACCAATGGAAAGAAGGAAACAGGGATTCAAGATCTGCTGCAGAAGGCTGTGGATTCTGCCCGTTCGAATGGCAATGTCAGGGGCTTGAAACTGGTTCGGTACGGGGCTGAGGCGGAAGAAGAAATAGGCAAGATCGAAACTAAACTGCATCAAGCGGGAATAGAGGATGAACAGCCGTCCCACCGTTGGGTGGCCCTTAAACTGCTGGAAGGAGACACCGAAATCGGCAGCCAAATCGAAGCGATGATCGGACGCGACGGGGTGTTTCGCCAAGTGGAGGACAGCCGCAAGCATTTGGCCGGTATCATCGGCGATACCCCTGAGACTGCTCTTACCGACGCTCGATACGGCTTCATTTCCGGCGCAATGAAGCAGGCGGTCAAGGTAGACAGCGCCAACCGCGTGCATCTGAGTGACAAAATCGACAAAGTGCTTACCAACAGGCTCTTGGGGCCCATTATTCTGCTACTGGTGCTGTATGGCGTTTACACCTTGACCTTTCAGGGCGGTGATCCTGCTCAGCGAGCTTGCCAGGCTTTCTTTGATTGGACGGCCGGTGTAGCGGCCGACATCATTCCGGAGGGGCTGGTGCAGTCCTTGATCGTAAATGGCCTTATCAAGGGTGTGGGTGGAGTTCTTTCGTTCACTCCTCTGATTGCCCTCATGTTTCTGGCTATCGCTTTCCTCGAGGACACGGGTTACATGGCCAGGATTGCATTTATGATGGACCGGTTGATGCACGCGTTTGGTTTGCACGGCGCATCTATTCTCGCTCTCATGGTTTCCGGCGGCCTTGTTGGGGGATGTGCGGTCCCGGGAGTCATGTCCACGCGCACGATGAGAGAGCCCAAAGAGCGGCTCACCACGATTTTGGTTACGCCGTTGATGAATTGCGGCGCCAAGCTACCTGTATATGCCCTGTTGATCGGTGCCTTTTTCTCCAGTGAAAAGGCGCTCATCATGTTTTATATGACCCTTATCTCATGGGGCATGGTCCTGCTGGCAGGCAGGGTCATTCGTTCAACCATACTGAGTGGACCTTCAGCTCCTTTTGTTTTGGAATTACCACCCTACCGGGTTCCCACGCTCAAGGGCCTGCTTATACACTCGTGGGAGAGGACCTGGATGTACATTAAGAAGGCCGGCACCATCATCCTGGCGGTATCAATCGTTTTGTGGGCACTGATGACGTTTCCGGAACTCCCTGCAGACAAAATGAAAGCCTATGAAGATGGGCAAGCGAAGCTTGTTTCTGATTTCCTCTCCAAGCCGTCGGTTCGGGACACGTTCAAATCTGAAGGAGATCTTGAAGCTTTCGAGAAATTTCAAAAAGAATTCAACAATGGGGCCGGCGCTGATCTTCAAAAGGAAAACCCGGTTTTTTTTAACTTTGCAAAGGACTTGGAAGTTAACAGCAAAAATAAGGACTCTGAAAAGGAAGGAAATACTTCGGTTGCGGGGGCGGCATTGGTTGCAGACTATGCTAAATACACCGATGAAAAAGGAGAAATCGAAAACTGGAAACAGGCGGCAAAGTTAAAAAACTCCGTAGCCGGCCGCCTCGGTGTGGCCCTCGAGTCAATATTCGCGCCCCTGGACTTTGACTGGAAAACCAATATTGCCCTTGTCGGCGGCTTTGCAGCCAAGGAAGTCGTGGTCTCCACCTTGGGCATAGCTTACGGCCTTGGCCAGGTCGACACCAAAGAGGCTGGTAATCTTTCCGATACGCTCAAACAAGATTCCGGATGGAACCCTCTGAAAGCTTTTACTCTCCTGGTTTTCGTGATGCTGTATGCCCCCTGCATAACCACCTTAGTCGTCATAAAAAAGGAGACCGGCACCTGGAGATGGCCTCTGTTCGCGGCTTTGTATACCACTACACTGGCCTATTTCGTTGCGATGTTTGTTAATTCGCTCGGCTCTTTCCTCGGTTGGGGAATAGGTTGA
- a CDS encoding methylmalonyl-CoA mutase family protein, with protein MWDDFKEKTVKWESEIREKTAKKPERKAEFSTVSELPVQRVYWPWSAENFVLEQDLGIPGSYPFTRGVQPNMYRGRLWTMRQYAGFGSAEETNKRFKYLIEQGQTGLSVAFDLPTQIGYDSDAELAAGEVGKVGVAIDSVDDLKLLFQGIDLSSVSTSMTINAPASILLAMYIAAAEEQGTNAAKLRGTIQNDILKEYPARGTYIFPPAPSMRIITDLFAFCNQHVPLWNTISISGYHIREAGSTAVQEVAFTLANGIAYVQAAVSAGLDVDSFGERLSFFFNAHQDFFEECAKFRAARRMWARIMKERFHAKNPRAMMLRFHTQTAGCTLTAQQPDNNVVRVAFQALSAVLGGTQSLHTNSRDEAFALPSTESVQIALRTQQIIGYETGVPDTVDPLAGSYYVEALTDEIERRALEYIEKIDEMGGAVRAVECGYIEQEIQDSAYRFQKAVESGEQVIVGMNRFQTDWIAPSGLLRVDPAVRQTQIQRLEKLRADRDSAVAANALGDLKKAAQGSENIVPPILEAVKKRVTLGEICAVMREVFGEYTHASQC; from the coding sequence GTGTGGGATGATTTCAAGGAAAAGACGGTCAAATGGGAGAGTGAAATCCGGGAAAAAACAGCCAAGAAGCCCGAACGGAAGGCCGAATTCTCTACGGTCTCCGAGTTGCCCGTGCAAAGGGTTTACTGGCCGTGGAGCGCGGAGAACTTCGTTCTCGAACAGGATCTGGGTATTCCCGGCTCGTACCCGTTCACTCGCGGAGTGCAGCCGAATATGTATCGAGGCCGTTTGTGGACCATGCGTCAGTACGCAGGATTCGGCAGTGCCGAGGAGACCAACAAAAGGTTCAAGTACCTAATTGAACAGGGCCAGACAGGACTATCCGTGGCATTCGATCTGCCGACCCAAATCGGGTACGACTCCGACGCTGAATTGGCCGCGGGTGAAGTAGGAAAAGTGGGCGTGGCCATAGACAGCGTCGATGACCTGAAGTTGCTCTTCCAAGGCATAGATCTTTCGTCGGTCAGCACCTCCATGACCATAAACGCGCCTGCGTCTATCTTGTTGGCCATGTACATTGCCGCGGCCGAAGAGCAGGGCACGAATGCCGCTAAGCTAAGAGGCACGATTCAGAACGACATACTCAAGGAATACCCGGCAAGGGGCACGTACATCTTTCCTCCAGCGCCCTCGATGCGTATAATCACGGACCTTTTTGCCTTTTGTAATCAGCACGTTCCTCTGTGGAACACCATAAGCATCAGCGGATATCATATAAGAGAGGCGGGCTCCACTGCGGTCCAGGAAGTAGCGTTCACGCTTGCCAATGGTATTGCCTACGTTCAGGCCGCGGTAAGCGCAGGGCTTGACGTGGACAGCTTTGGCGAGCGGCTGAGCTTTTTTTTCAACGCCCACCAGGACTTCTTCGAGGAATGCGCCAAATTCCGCGCTGCCCGCAGAATGTGGGCCCGTATCATGAAGGAACGTTTCCACGCCAAGAATCCTCGGGCCATGATGCTGCGATTCCATACGCAAACGGCAGGGTGCACTTTGACTGCGCAGCAGCCCGATAACAACGTGGTCAGGGTGGCCTTCCAGGCGCTTTCAGCCGTGCTCGGAGGGACTCAATCTCTACACACCAATTCCAGAGACGAGGCCTTCGCCTTGCCAAGCACGGAATCCGTGCAAATAGCGCTGCGCACGCAGCAAATCATCGGATATGAAACAGGGGTGCCTGATACGGTTGACCCATTGGCGGGATCGTACTATGTGGAAGCGCTAACCGATGAAATAGAGCGCCGGGCATTAGAGTACATCGAAAAAATAGATGAAATGGGCGGGGCTGTCAGAGCCGTGGAATGCGGTTATATCGAACAGGAAATACAGGATTCAGCGTATCGTTTCCAAAAAGCCGTGGAATCCGGGGAACAAGTTATAGTAGGGATGAATCGCTTCCAAACCGATTGGATTGCGCCATCCGGCCTGCTCAGAGTAGATCCCGCGGTCAGGCAAACTCAGATTCAGCGTCTCGAAAAGCTACGGGCTGACAGAGACTCAGCCGTAGCGGCTAATGCGCTGGGAGACCTCAAGAAGGCGGCTCAAGGTTCGGAAAACATTGTGCCTCCGATCCTGGAGGCGGTCAAGAAAAGGGTTACTCTCGGTGAGATCTGCGCGGTGATGCGGGAGGTGTTCGGCGAATATACTCACGCGTCCCAGTGCTGA
- a CDS encoding cobalamin B12-binding domain-containing protein: MEKRIRVVVAKPGLDGHDRGAKVVARALRDAGMEVIYTGLRQTPEALLKTVVQEDADVLCLSSLSGAHDYLFPKIAQTFKDNGIIDVLILGGGIVPEEDIPHLKECGIEEIFGPGTRTDDIVEYIRTHLKK, from the coding sequence ATGGAAAAACGAATAAGGGTAGTGGTAGCGAAGCCGGGGTTGGACGGCCACGATAGAGGCGCCAAGGTGGTGGCCCGTGCGTTGCGGGACGCGGGCATGGAGGTCATTTACACGGGATTGAGGCAGACGCCTGAAGCCTTGCTCAAGACCGTGGTACAGGAAGACGCGGACGTGTTGTGCTTGAGTTCTCTTTCAGGGGCCCATGATTATCTCTTCCCGAAGATAGCTCAGACATTCAAGGACAACGGCATTATTGACGTATTGATCCTTGGCGGCGGTATAGTACCGGAAGAAGACATCCCCCACCTGAAGGAGTGCGGCATAGAAGAGATCTTCGGGCCCGGCACCAGAACCGACGACATCGTCGAATACATCCGTACCCACCTGAAGAAGTGA
- a CDS encoding CusA/CzcA family heavy metal efflux RND transporter encodes MIARILKFSIQQRWTMIGLTLLMAALGVYNLGRINIDAVPDITNIQVQVSALGPGLSALEMEQRITYPVETGLAGLPGLVRTRSISQYGVTLVTAIFEDGTNVYFARQLVSERLQEIKGKLPPGIEPTMGPISTGLGEIFMWTVEALPGAKKPDGTAYTLMDLRTIQHWIIRPQLRNTPGVTDINTIGGYEKQFHVTPDPYKLIAHGLTFTDLTASLNANNSNVGAGYIERSGGYYVVRAPGQVADLEDIRKIIVKNVRGIPILVRDIATVELGKELRTGAATKDGEETVLGTVFMLMGENSRVVAQRAAQKLKEINRYLPEGVIARAVYDRTSLVDRTIDTVRKSLTEGAILVIVILFLFLGNIRAAFITALVIPLSMLFTATGMAINKLSANLMSLGAIDFGIIVDGAVVIIENCARKLTEAQEEHGRTLNQGERIDIIWKASQEVRKPMLFGELIIIIVYFPILALSGVEGKMFTPMALTVLLALTGALVLSFTFVPSAVAIFLSRGLSHGENFVTRRTKQLYRPVLTMVLNNKKLVVVAAGVIVAISALAATRMGSEFIPTLDEGDVAIHTSRIPDTSLTQTIELQSLVEKNLLQTFPQVAMVFGKVGTSEIATEPHPPGTGENAIILKPRSEWPDPNLPKAVLVKQIEEEVGKIPGSNSEFSQPIRMRFNHLLAGVFSDVAIKVFGDDMEVMLHKAEEVAELVKRIPGAMHVKVEQVSGLPMLTVQMKREEMARYGLNVSDVQEIAEMAVGGKTAGLVFEGDRRFDVVVRLPEDLRTDVEALRELPIPLPQHETFEGPMLSSVSNPERKKPRFYTTLGSVADLVVVMGPNQITREDGKRRVVVTTNVRDRDLGSFVEEAQKIVREKVTVPGGYWITWGGEFEQLISAAKRLQVVVPLALFLILALLFAAFGSLRYAFLVFTGVPLALTGGLAALWIRDIPLSISAAVGFIALSGVAVLNGLVMITFINNLREEGKPLEEAIIQGALTRLRPVLMTALVASVGFIPMAIATGTGAEVQKPLATVVIGGLISSTLLTLMVLPALYALVEGRGHSVMKLSGDD; translated from the coding sequence ATGATAGCAAGAATCCTCAAGTTCTCGATTCAGCAACGATGGACCATGATCGGTCTGACTCTGCTAATGGCCGCGCTCGGCGTGTACAACCTCGGAAGGATTAACATTGATGCGGTCCCCGACATCACCAACATTCAGGTTCAGGTCAGCGCTTTAGGGCCTGGATTATCCGCTTTGGAGATGGAACAGAGAATCACGTATCCCGTAGAAACCGGACTTGCCGGGCTACCGGGACTCGTCCGGACTCGCTCAATATCTCAGTATGGGGTCACGCTGGTGACGGCAATATTTGAGGACGGGACCAATGTGTATTTCGCCCGCCAACTCGTCAGCGAACGTCTTCAAGAGATTAAAGGAAAGCTTCCGCCCGGGATTGAGCCAACTATGGGCCCTATTTCCACGGGTCTGGGCGAGATTTTCATGTGGACGGTGGAGGCTTTGCCTGGTGCCAAGAAGCCCGATGGAACGGCATACACGCTCATGGACCTGCGGACAATCCAGCACTGGATCATTCGACCGCAACTCAGGAACACTCCGGGCGTGACCGACATCAACACGATAGGAGGCTATGAAAAGCAATTCCACGTTACTCCTGATCCGTACAAACTCATTGCTCACGGATTGACCTTTACCGACCTTACAGCATCCCTGAATGCCAACAACTCGAATGTAGGAGCAGGTTATATCGAAAGGAGCGGGGGCTATTATGTGGTCAGGGCTCCAGGACAGGTGGCCGATCTCGAAGATATTCGGAAAATTATTGTGAAGAATGTCCGGGGTATCCCGATTCTTGTGAGGGATATTGCTACTGTCGAGCTTGGGAAGGAACTCAGAACGGGCGCAGCAACGAAAGATGGCGAAGAAACTGTCTTGGGAACGGTTTTCATGCTCATGGGTGAGAACAGCCGAGTTGTGGCGCAAAGAGCTGCCCAGAAGCTCAAAGAGATTAACCGATATCTTCCCGAGGGCGTTATTGCACGGGCCGTCTACGACAGGACAAGCCTGGTTGACCGCACCATTGATACGGTGCGCAAGAGCCTAACGGAAGGGGCGATACTAGTCATAGTGATCCTGTTCCTGTTCCTGGGAAATATCCGAGCGGCATTTATTACTGCGCTGGTCATCCCGCTGTCCATGCTCTTTACGGCCACCGGCATGGCCATAAACAAGCTGAGTGCCAACCTTATGAGCCTGGGGGCCATTGATTTCGGCATTATCGTGGACGGCGCAGTCGTCATTATCGAGAATTGCGCTCGCAAGCTTACCGAAGCCCAGGAAGAGCATGGTAGAACTCTTAACCAGGGGGAGCGCATCGACATCATCTGGAAAGCATCCCAGGAAGTACGCAAACCGATGCTGTTCGGGGAGCTTATCATCATCATTGTGTATTTTCCGATTCTGGCGCTCAGCGGGGTTGAGGGAAAGATGTTCACCCCCATGGCTCTCACGGTTCTCCTAGCCTTGACCGGCGCGCTTGTTCTCTCGTTCACTTTTGTCCCGTCGGCCGTAGCAATATTCCTGTCACGTGGACTCTCTCACGGAGAAAACTTCGTCACACGCAGAACGAAACAGTTGTATCGTCCGGTCCTCACAATGGTCCTAAATAACAAGAAATTGGTGGTCGTAGCAGCGGGAGTCATCGTGGCCATAAGCGCTCTCGCCGCCACCCGTATGGGAAGCGAGTTTATCCCCACTCTTGACGAAGGTGACGTCGCTATTCACACGTCGCGCATACCGGATACGAGTTTGACGCAAACGATAGAGTTGCAGTCGCTTGTGGAAAAGAACCTTCTCCAAACGTTTCCGCAAGTTGCCATGGTGTTCGGAAAAGTGGGAACGTCGGAGATTGCCACTGAACCTCACCCGCCAGGTACAGGAGAAAACGCCATTATCCTGAAGCCGCGCAGCGAGTGGCCCGATCCAAACCTCCCCAAAGCGGTACTTGTCAAACAAATTGAGGAAGAGGTAGGTAAAATTCCTGGCAGCAATTCGGAGTTCAGTCAGCCGATTCGTATGCGATTTAATCATCTGTTGGCCGGTGTTTTCAGTGACGTAGCGATCAAGGTGTTCGGTGATGATATGGAAGTCATGCTGCATAAGGCTGAGGAGGTAGCCGAACTGGTCAAGAGAATCCCTGGGGCCATGCACGTAAAGGTGGAACAGGTCTCGGGGTTACCGATGTTGACCGTGCAGATGAAGCGCGAAGAGATGGCCAGGTATGGCCTCAACGTCTCGGATGTCCAGGAGATAGCTGAGATGGCTGTCGGCGGAAAGACAGCGGGACTGGTCTTTGAGGGAGACCGCCGTTTCGACGTAGTGGTTCGTCTCCCAGAAGATCTTCGAACCGATGTCGAGGCTTTGCGAGAGTTGCCTATTCCCCTGCCACAGCATGAAACGTTTGAAGGGCCGATGTTATCGTCAGTGAGCAATCCCGAGAGAAAAAAACCGAGATTCTATACCACCTTGGGGTCCGTTGCCGATTTGGTAGTTGTCATGGGTCCCAATCAGATCACTCGTGAAGACGGCAAGAGACGGGTTGTAGTGACCACGAACGTCAGAGACCGAGACCTTGGTTCATTTGTGGAAGAAGCTCAGAAGATCGTTCGGGAAAAGGTCACGGTTCCAGGGGGTTATTGGATCACATGGGGTGGAGAATTCGAGCAGCTTATCTCTGCGGCGAAACGTCTTCAAGTTGTGGTTCCCTTGGCGTTGTTCCTCATCCTCGCATTGTTGTTTGCCGCATTTGGATCACTGCGGTACGCCTTCCTGGTCTTTACAGGAGTTCCTCTCGCCCTGACGGGAGGGCTGGCAGCATTGTGGATCAGGGATATTCCACTTTCCATATCCGCGGCTGTCGGGTTCATTGCCCTTTCTGGGGTCGCCGTGTTAAACGGGCTTGTTATGATCACATTCATCAACAACCTGCGGGAAGAAGGCAAGCCGTTGGAAGAAGCGATTATTCAGGGGGCACTCACTAGGTTGCGCCCTGTTCTGATGACTGCACTCGTGGCATCTGTAGGTTTCATTCCCATGGCAATTGCGACCGGTACCGGGGCTGAAGTCCAAAAACCTCTTGCAACAGTGGTTATAGGCGGTCTGATTTCGAGCACACTCTTGACACTGATGGTATTGCCTGCACTATACGCTCTCGTGGAAGGACGAGGACATAGCGTGATGAAATTGAGTGGTGATGACTGA